In Desulfomonile tiedjei DSM 6799, a genomic segment contains:
- a CDS encoding DUF1269 domain-containing protein translates to MHELLVVGFKDRYQADALLTEMKELEKAAVIELEDSVLLEKTPDGETITEQSFDLFSQIPTTGALYFGFLGGLVAWIFSGASFMGALLGIQAGLILGWLAGTVAAKYSDAGVPKNVVNEVASTMNPGTSTLILAVRGDMNAEKVLDVFRENNGCLVQTTLPRDEALALQKAITCYSS, encoded by the coding sequence ATGCATGAACTTCTGGTTGTTGGATTCAAGGACAGGTACCAGGCGGACGCTCTTTTAACTGAAATGAAAGAACTCGAAAAGGCAGCGGTCATCGAACTGGAGGATTCTGTTCTTCTCGAAAAAACGCCTGACGGTGAAACGATCACGGAACAATCGTTCGATCTATTCTCCCAGATTCCCACGACAGGGGCTTTGTACTTCGGATTCTTGGGCGGATTGGTAGCATGGATCTTCTCGGGAGCTTCATTTATGGGAGCACTTCTTGGAATACAGGCAGGACTCATTCTCGGTTGGTTGGCGGGTACCGTGGCCGCAAAATATTCCGATGCCGGTGTTCCCAAAAATGTTGTCAACGAAGTGGCAAGCACTATGAATCCCGGCACATCTACACTGATTCTTGCGGTGAGAGGCGATATGAATGCTGAAAAGGTCCTCGATGTCTTTCGGGAGAACAATGGTTGCCTGGTGCAGACTACTCTTCCGAGGGATGAAGCCCTCGCCCTCCAGAAAGCGATAACCTGTTATAGCAGTTGA
- a CDS encoding TIGR00153 family protein encodes MRLVLGNLFRRSPFENTLRHAEKVAQCGPLFVRAIQSYFVADRHQFELLKEDIREIEAEADRMKRNIRGHLPAAILMPVDKSVFFSFLREADKVVDSIKDALYWMSYYRLELPEDIQNDYILLAKEVGDYLGFLPEMVKRSHTFFSTRMEQDREAVKEIIREIRFREKESDDLEKTMFIRLCADETIPPKTFFIMIRLVETTGDIADHLENSADMMRIMIAR; translated from the coding sequence ATGAGACTCGTCCTCGGCAACTTGTTTCGAAGATCCCCTTTTGAAAACACGCTCCGTCATGCAGAAAAAGTGGCCCAATGCGGTCCTTTGTTCGTCAGAGCAATCCAGTCTTATTTTGTGGCAGATCGCCATCAGTTCGAGCTTCTCAAGGAAGACATCCGGGAAATAGAAGCAGAAGCGGACAGAATGAAAAGGAACATTCGCGGGCACTTACCGGCAGCCATTCTCATGCCCGTGGATAAATCCGTCTTTTTCTCATTTCTTCGCGAGGCTGATAAGGTAGTGGATTCAATAAAGGATGCTCTATACTGGATGTCATATTATCGTCTGGAACTTCCGGAAGACATTCAGAATGACTATATCTTGCTTGCCAAGGAGGTCGGCGACTATCTGGGTTTCCTGCCGGAGATGGTGAAGCGCAGTCACACGTTCTTTTCCACTCGAATGGAACAGGACAGGGAGGCGGTAAAGGAGATTATCCGCGAGATTCGATTTCGGGAAAAGGAATCCGACGATCTCGAGAAGACAATGTTCATTCGACTCTGTGCAGACGAAACAATTCCTCCGAAAACGTTCTTCATAATGATACGCCTGGTGGAGACCACGGGAGATATTGCAGACCATCTCGAGAATTCAGCGGACATGATGCGCATCATGATTGCCCGGTAA